A window of Candidatus Pantoea floridensis contains these coding sequences:
- the oqxB gene encoding multidrug efflux RND transporter permease subunit OqxB — MDFSRFFIDRPIFAAVLSILIFTTGLIAIPLLPISEYPNVVPPSVQVRAEYPGANPKVIADSVATPLEEAINGVENMMYMKSVAGSDGVLVTTVTFRPGTDPDQAQVQVQNRVAQAEARLPEEVRQLGLTTQKMSPTLTLVVHMFSPHGKYDSLYLRNYATLKVKDELARLPGVGQIQIFGAGEYAMRVWLDPNKVAARGLTASDVVSAMQEQNVQVSAGQLGAEPLKKQSDFLLSINTQGRLESEEQFGNIILKTADDGTLVRLRDVARIEMGSGSYALRSQLNNKDAVGIGIFQAPGANAIDLSNAVRDKMAELATRFPDDVQWAAPYDPTVFVRDSIRAVVQTLFEAIVLVVLVVILFLQTWRASIIPLLAVPVSVVGTFSILYLLGFSLNTLSLFGLVLAIGIVVDDAIVVVENVERNIEQGLSPTAAAHQAMREVSGPIIAIALVLCAVFVPMAFLSGVTGQFYKQFAVTIAISTVISAINSLTLSPALAALLLKPHNAAKDMPTRIIDRLLGWLFRPFNRFFQRSSDGYESLVGKTLRRRGAVFGVYVLLLAGAGFMFHTVPGGFIPTQDKLYLIGGVKMPEGSSLARTDEVIRKMSEIGMNTEGVAYSVAFPGLNALQFTNTPNTGTVFFGLKPFNERKRSAAEINAEINAKIAKIQQGFGFSIMPPPILGLGQGSGYSLYVQDRAGLGYGALQTAINTMTGAVLQTPGMMFPISSYQANVPQLDVQVDRDKAKAQGVSLTELFSTLQTYLGSSYVNDFNKFGRTWRVMAQADGDFRDSVQDIGNLRTRNDRGEMVPIGSMVNITTTYGPDPVIRYNGYPAADLIGDADPRVLSSAQAMQKLEEMSTQVLPNGMNIEWTDLSYQQSTQGNTALIVFPVAVLLAFLVLAALYESWTLPLAVILIVPVTMLSALVGVWLTGGDNNVFVQVGLVVLMGLACKNAILIVEFARELEMQGKSIVDAALEACRLRLRPIVMTSIAFIAGTIPLILGEGAGAEVRGVTGITVFSGMLGVTLFGLFLTPVFYVTLRKLVTRKQPQAEVQTA; from the coding sequence ATGGATTTCTCCCGCTTTTTTATCGACCGACCGATCTTCGCCGCGGTGCTGTCGATCTTGATCTTTACCACCGGACTGATCGCCATTCCGCTGCTGCCGATCAGTGAATATCCCAACGTGGTGCCACCCAGCGTGCAGGTGCGCGCCGAGTACCCAGGCGCTAACCCCAAAGTGATTGCAGATTCCGTGGCGACGCCGCTGGAAGAGGCCATCAACGGGGTGGAAAACATGATGTACATGAAGTCGGTGGCCGGTTCCGATGGCGTGCTGGTCACGACCGTGACCTTCCGTCCAGGCACCGATCCGGATCAGGCGCAGGTGCAAGTGCAGAACCGCGTAGCGCAGGCCGAAGCGCGTCTGCCGGAAGAGGTGCGCCAACTTGGCCTCACCACGCAGAAGATGTCGCCGACGCTGACGCTGGTAGTGCACATGTTCTCGCCGCACGGCAAGTACGATTCGCTCTATCTGCGTAACTACGCCACCCTGAAAGTGAAGGATGAGCTGGCGCGCCTGCCGGGCGTTGGTCAGATTCAGATCTTCGGTGCCGGTGAATACGCGATGCGCGTATGGCTCGATCCCAACAAAGTGGCGGCGCGAGGCTTAACCGCTTCCGACGTGGTTAGCGCGATGCAGGAGCAGAACGTGCAGGTCTCTGCCGGTCAGCTTGGTGCGGAGCCGCTGAAGAAGCAGAGTGATTTCCTGCTGTCGATCAACACCCAAGGTCGTCTTGAGAGCGAGGAGCAGTTTGGCAATATCATTCTGAAAACCGCCGACGACGGCACGCTGGTGCGCCTGCGCGACGTGGCGCGTATCGAGATGGGTTCCGGTAGCTATGCGTTGCGTTCGCAGCTGAATAACAAAGATGCGGTCGGGATTGGTATTTTCCAGGCGCCGGGTGCCAACGCCATCGACTTGTCCAACGCGGTGCGCGACAAAATGGCCGAGCTGGCCACCCGCTTCCCGGACGATGTGCAGTGGGCCGCGCCTTACGATCCCACCGTATTCGTGCGTGATTCGATCCGCGCTGTAGTGCAGACATTGTTTGAAGCGATTGTGCTGGTAGTGCTGGTGGTGATTCTGTTCCTGCAAACCTGGCGCGCTTCGATCATTCCCCTGCTGGCCGTGCCGGTTTCGGTGGTCGGTACCTTCAGCATCCTCTACCTGCTGGGCTTCTCGCTCAATACCTTGAGTTTGTTTGGCCTGGTGTTGGCGATCGGTATCGTGGTGGATGACGCCATCGTGGTGGTAGAGAACGTTGAACGTAATATCGAACAAGGTTTGTCACCCACCGCGGCGGCGCATCAGGCGATGCGGGAAGTATCAGGACCGATTATCGCCATCGCGCTGGTGCTGTGTGCGGTGTTCGTACCGATGGCCTTCCTGTCGGGCGTGACCGGTCAGTTCTACAAGCAGTTTGCTGTGACCATCGCCATCTCCACAGTGATCTCGGCGATTAACTCGCTGACGCTCTCTCCGGCGCTGGCGGCGCTGCTGCTGAAACCGCATAACGCGGCGAAAGATATGCCGACGCGCATTATTGATCGCCTGCTCGGCTGGCTGTTCCGTCCGTTCAACCGCTTCTTCCAGCGCAGTTCAGATGGCTATGAATCACTGGTGGGCAAAACGCTGCGTCGGCGCGGCGCGGTGTTTGGCGTTTACGTGCTGCTGCTGGCCGGTGCGGGCTTTATGTTCCATACCGTGCCTGGCGGCTTTATTCCGACGCAGGATAAGTTGTATTTGATTGGCGGCGTGAAAATGCCGGAAGGTTCTTCGCTGGCGCGTACCGATGAAGTGATTCGCAAGATGAGCGAAATCGGCATGAATACCGAAGGCGTGGCCTATTCGGTCGCTTTCCCCGGTCTGAATGCGTTGCAGTTTACCAACACGCCAAATACCGGCACGGTGTTCTTCGGCCTGAAGCCATTCAACGAGCGTAAGCGTAGCGCGGCGGAAATTAACGCGGAGATCAACGCCAAGATAGCTAAAATTCAGCAAGGCTTCGGCTTCTCAATTATGCCACCGCCGATTTTGGGTCTGGGACAAGGTTCTGGCTATTCGCTGTACGTGCAGGATCGCGCTGGACTGGGTTATGGGGCGCTGCAAACCGCCATCAATACCATGACGGGCGCAGTGCTGCAGACGCCGGGCATGATGTTCCCGATTTCCTCCTATCAGGCCAACGTGCCGCAATTGGATGTGCAGGTGGATCGTGACAAAGCCAAAGCGCAAGGCGTGTCGTTGACCGAGCTGTTCAGTACGCTGCAAACCTATTTGGGATCGTCGTACGTTAACGACTTCAATAAGTTTGGACGTACCTGGCGCGTGATGGCGCAGGCGGACGGTGATTTCCGTGATAGCGTGCAGGACATTGGTAATCTGCGTACCCGTAACGATCGTGGCGAGATGGTGCCGATTGGCAGCATGGTCAATATCACCACCACTTACGGCCCCGATCCGGTGATCCGCTACAACGGCTATCCGGCGGCGGACCTGATTGGTGATGCCGATCCGCGCGTACTCTCTTCAGCGCAGGCGATGCAAAAGCTGGAAGAGATGTCCACGCAAGTGCTGCCGAACGGGATGAATATCGAGTGGACCGATCTGAGCTATCAGCAATCGACGCAGGGCAACACCGCGCTGATTGTGTTCCCGGTGGCGGTACTGTTGGCCTTCCTCGTGCTGGCGGCGCTGTATGAAAGCTGGACGCTGCCGCTCGCGGTAATTCTGATCGTGCCGGTGACCATGCTCTCAGCGCTGGTCGGCGTGTGGCTGACCGGCGGCGATAACAACGTGTTTGTGCAGGTTGGCCTGGTGGTATTGATGGGGCTGGCATGTAAGAACGCGATTCTTATCGTCGAATTTGCGCGCGAATTGGAGATGCAGGGCAAGAGCATTGTCGATGCGGCGCTGGAAGCCTGTCGTCTGCGTTTGCGCCCCATTGTCATGACTTCAATCGCCTTTATTGCCGGTACTATTCCGCTGATTCTGGGCGAAGGCGCGGGAGCGGAAGTGCGCGGCGTGACCGGAATTACGGTGTTCTCAGGGATGCTGGGCGTCACGCTGTTTGGTCTGTTCCTGACGCCAGTGTTCTACGTGACGCTGCGTAAGCTGGTGACGCGCAAGCAGCCACAAGCGGAAGTGCAGACGGCGTAA
- the manA gene encoding mannose-6-phosphate isomerase has product MQKLNNSLQNYAWGSKTALTELYGIENPQGLPMAELWMGAHPKSPSTVEINGEARSLREVIDADKPATLGKAVAERFGELPFLFKVLCADQPLSIQVHPSKAAAEEGFARENAAGIPLSAAERNYKDANHKPELVYALTSFQAMNGFRELHEIVSLLEPVAGAHPQIAHFLENANEANLAKLFATLLSLQDEAKSRAIGVLKSALNARGGEPWQTIKAIAVDYPDDSGLFSPLLLNVITLQPGEAMFLFAETPHAYLKGVALEVMANSDNVLRAGLTPKFIDIPELLANLKFQAKPAATLLTQPQRDGDTLNFPIPVDDFAFAIHALSATPHSLAQNSAAVLFCIEGQAVIEKSGQQLVLKPGESCFITAEESPVSAAGTGRLARVFNTLN; this is encoded by the coding sequence ATGCAAAAATTGAACAATTCGCTGCAAAATTACGCCTGGGGCAGCAAAACTGCGCTGACTGAACTTTACGGCATTGAGAATCCGCAGGGATTGCCGATGGCAGAACTGTGGATGGGCGCGCACCCGAAAAGTCCTTCAACCGTGGAGATCAACGGTGAAGCGCGTTCGCTGCGTGAGGTGATTGATGCCGATAAGCCAGCGACGCTGGGCAAAGCGGTCGCTGAACGGTTTGGCGAGCTGCCCTTCCTGTTTAAAGTGCTGTGCGCCGATCAGCCGCTGTCAATTCAGGTCCATCCCAGCAAAGCCGCCGCTGAAGAAGGTTTTGCGCGTGAAAATGCGGCAGGTATTCCACTTAGCGCCGCCGAACGCAACTATAAAGATGCCAATCATAAGCCGGAGCTGGTGTATGCGCTGACCTCCTTCCAGGCGATGAACGGCTTCCGCGAGCTGCATGAGATTGTCTCACTGCTTGAACCGGTAGCCGGCGCGCATCCGCAAATCGCGCACTTCCTGGAAAATGCCAACGAAGCCAATCTGGCCAAACTGTTCGCCACGCTGTTGTCCTTGCAGGATGAGGCGAAATCGCGCGCCATTGGCGTATTGAAATCCGCGCTGAATGCCCGTGGAGGCGAACCATGGCAAACCATTAAAGCGATTGCCGTCGATTATCCGGACGATAGCGGGCTGTTTTCCCCGCTGTTGCTCAATGTCATCACGCTGCAACCAGGCGAAGCGATGTTCCTGTTCGCTGAAACGCCGCACGCCTATCTGAAAGGCGTGGCGCTGGAAGTGATGGCGAACTCTGATAACGTATTACGTGCCGGTTTAACGCCGAAGTTCATCGATATCCCGGAGCTGCTGGCCAATCTTAAATTCCAGGCAAAACCGGCCGCCACGCTGCTGACCCAACCCCAGCGTGACGGCGACACGCTGAACTTCCCGATCCCGGTTGACGATTTTGCCTTTGCCATTCATGCACTTTCTGCCACACCCCACTCGCTGGCGCAAAACAGCGCGGCGGTGCTGTTCTGCATTGAAGGCCAGGCGGTGATTGAGAAGTCCGGTCAACAGCTGGTGCTAAAACCCGGCGAATCCTGCTTTATCACCGCTGAAGAGTCGCCGGTGAGCGCCGCGGGCACCGGACGTCTGGCGCGCGTGTTTAATACGCTGAACTGA
- a CDS encoding MFS transporter: protein MTSQPKPPVPAIITLGLVQILSWGGSFYLMAVMANPIVAETGWSQQWVYGALSLGMLVSGLLAPLSGRLISRSYGRLLLAGSGAVMALGLIIMGLSHNLLLFLFAWLVIGIGMAMGLYDALFATLGTLYGGQARGAITGITLISGFCTTLVWPGIALLIHWLDWRGACFTLAGMLCLLVLPAYFYALPAPEPKISAAKPKTSADGTELSSTLFWLLCSIFTLASVIMTAISVQLIALLQASGHTLTSALAISAILGPCQVGSRIVDIAFKRGHPIWTTFFSVGLVALGLLLLACYPQFAVLSMVLYGAGNGLRAIVRGTLPLVMVKPEAYAIVVGRMARPALIGQALTPLVGGYVFQHLGANATLWSLCLLALCNVLLVVLLKQKLPRASLAVQEKI from the coding sequence GTGACCTCTCAGCCAAAGCCCCCTGTTCCCGCCATCATTACGCTGGGATTAGTTCAAATTCTTTCCTGGGGCGGTTCTTTCTATTTAATGGCGGTAATGGCCAATCCTATCGTGGCGGAGACCGGCTGGTCGCAACAATGGGTTTATGGTGCGTTATCACTCGGCATGTTGGTTTCCGGTTTGCTGGCACCCTTAAGTGGTCGTCTGATTTCCCGTTCCTATGGACGTCTATTGCTCGCCGGGAGTGGGGCGGTGATGGCGCTGGGGCTGATCATTATGGGCCTAAGCCATAACCTGTTGCTGTTCCTTTTTGCCTGGCTGGTCATCGGTATCGGTATGGCGATGGGCCTTTATGATGCGCTGTTTGCCACACTTGGAACGCTGTATGGCGGCCAGGCGCGCGGTGCTATCACGGGCATCACGCTGATTTCCGGTTTCTGCACCACCCTTGTGTGGCCAGGCATTGCACTGCTAATTCACTGGCTGGATTGGCGCGGCGCCTGTTTTACCCTTGCGGGAATGTTGTGCCTGCTGGTGTTGCCTGCGTATTTTTATGCGCTGCCCGCGCCAGAACCTAAAATTTCTGCGGCAAAACCCAAAACCTCAGCTGATGGCACCGAATTATCTTCAACGCTGTTCTGGCTACTGTGCAGCATATTCACCCTCGCTTCAGTGATCATGACAGCCATCTCCGTGCAGCTGATCGCGTTACTGCAAGCCAGCGGACACACGCTGACGTCGGCTTTAGCCATCAGCGCCATTCTGGGGCCGTGTCAGGTTGGCTCGCGTATTGTCGATATCGCGTTTAAGCGTGGTCATCCCATCTGGACCACTTTTTTCTCGGTAGGATTAGTGGCGCTCGGCTTATTGCTACTAGCGTGTTATCCGCAGTTTGCCGTGCTGAGTATGGTGTTATACGGCGCCGGCAACGGTTTACGTGCCATCGTGCGTGGAACCTTGCCGCTGGTAATGGTGAAACCCGAGGCTTACGCGATAGTGGTAGGGCGGATGGCCCGCCCGGCGTTGATCGGCCAGGCTTTAACCCCGCTGGTGGGTGGCTACGTCTTCCAGCATCTTGGTGCCAATGCCACGCTGTGGTCACTGTGCCTGCTGGCGCTGTGTAACGTGTTGTTGGTGGTGCTATTAAAGCAAAAACTCCCGCGCGCCAGCCTGGCAGTGCAGGAGAAAATATAA
- a CDS encoding fasciclin domain-containing protein, whose amino-acid sequence MKKLMSIAVVSGTLLFTAGAFAAMDNGSVMVGGAAMYPQKNIVENALNSKDHTTLVAAVKAAGLVETLEGKGPFTVFAPTNAAFAKLPAGTVDNLVKPENKAKLTAILTYHVVAGKYDMQALEKKIKQGGGHAELKTVNGQPLWIMNNGPHNIQLKDGQGNVANISTYDVNQKNGVIDVIDTVLMPK is encoded by the coding sequence ATGAAAAAGCTAATGAGCATTGCAGTCGTATCCGGCACCTTACTATTCACCGCGGGCGCATTTGCCGCCATGGACAATGGCTCGGTGATGGTAGGCGGAGCCGCGATGTACCCGCAAAAAAACATCGTCGAAAATGCGCTTAATTCCAAAGATCACACCACCCTGGTGGCGGCAGTCAAAGCTGCTGGCCTGGTAGAAACCCTCGAAGGCAAAGGGCCGTTTACCGTCTTTGCGCCAACCAATGCGGCTTTCGCTAAACTGCCTGCCGGCACCGTTGATAATTTGGTCAAACCGGAAAACAAAGCCAAACTGACCGCGATCCTCACTTATCATGTGGTGGCCGGTAAATACGACATGCAAGCGCTGGAGAAGAAAATTAAGCAAGGTGGCGGACATGCTGAGCTGAAAACCGTAAACGGTCAGCCGCTGTGGATCATGAACAATGGCCCGCACAACATTCAGCTGAAAGATGGTCAGGGCAATGTGGCAAATATCAGCACTTATGACGTCAATCAGAAAAATGGCGTAATCGATGTGATTGATACCGTATTGATGCCTAAGTAA
- a CDS encoding sigma-70 family RNA polymerase sigma factor, translating into MDAKLTERLETLFPAIAKGDRRAFEQLYRLTSPHLYALALRMLRQQGWAEEVLHDCYLTIWNRAASYDSALSAPMTWMTHIVRNRCIDGLRSGQARAALATEVFNDELQIAEEQDRNNWHDPAQADRLRHCISHLSSEQQQSITLAYYQGMSHSDIAAWLQQPVGSVKSWIRRALEHLRECVGL; encoded by the coding sequence ATGGACGCAAAGCTGACTGAACGGCTAGAGACATTATTTCCGGCGATCGCAAAGGGCGATCGCCGCGCTTTTGAGCAGCTTTATCGACTCACTTCACCGCACCTTTACGCCCTCGCCTTACGGATGTTGCGCCAGCAAGGTTGGGCTGAAGAGGTGCTGCATGACTGTTATCTCACCATTTGGAACCGCGCAGCATCTTATGATAGTGCCCTTAGCGCCCCAATGACGTGGATGACGCACATTGTACGTAATCGTTGTATTGACGGTTTGCGAAGTGGGCAAGCGCGCGCGGCACTGGCCACCGAGGTATTTAATGATGAGCTACAGATCGCCGAAGAACAGGATCGCAATAACTGGCACGATCCGGCGCAAGCCGATCGCCTGCGACACTGCATTAGCCACCTGAGCAGCGAACAGCAGCAAAGCATCACGCTCGCCTATTATCAGGGGATGTCACACAGTGATATTGCCGCCTGGCTGCAGCAGCCGGTTGGCTCGGTAAAAAGCTGGATCCGCCGCGCGCTGGAGCATCTGCGGGAGTGTGTGGGCCTATGA
- the fumC gene encoding class II fumarate hydratase: MAANRIEKDSMGPIEVPADKLWGAQTQRSLEHFKISTEKMPVALVHALALTKRAAAQVNQDLGLLPADRAEAILKAADEVLADKHSDEFPLAIWQTGSGTQTNMNMNEVLANRASEILGGERGMSRLVHPNDDVNKSQSSNDVFPTAMHVAAVIAVREQLIPQIHVLKKTLSEKSEAFKDIVKIGRTHLQDATPLTLGQEISGWVAMLEHNLKHIENSIPHVAELALGGTAVGTGLNTHPEYAVRVAKALAELTKQPFVTAPNKFEALATCDALVHAHGALKGLAASLMKIANDVRWLASGPRCGIGELAIPENEPGSSIMPGKVNPTQCEALTMLCCQVMGNDVAVNIGGASGNFELNVFRPMVIHNFLQSVRLLADGMDSFNHHCAVGIEPVRERIDQLLNESLMLVTALNTHIGYDKAAEIAKKAHKEGLTLKGSALKLGYLTEEQFDEWVRPEEMVDSMKQ; this comes from the coding sequence ATGGCAGCCAATCGCATTGAAAAAGACTCAATGGGACCGATCGAAGTACCGGCAGATAAGTTGTGGGGCGCACAAACGCAGCGATCGCTGGAGCATTTCAAAATCTCAACCGAGAAGATGCCGGTGGCACTGGTGCATGCGCTGGCGCTGACCAAGCGTGCGGCAGCTCAGGTCAATCAGGATCTCGGCCTGCTGCCTGCCGATCGTGCAGAAGCGATTTTGAAAGCCGCTGACGAAGTACTGGCTGATAAGCACAGTGATGAGTTTCCGCTGGCGATCTGGCAGACCGGCTCCGGCACCCAGACCAACATGAACATGAATGAGGTGTTGGCTAACCGCGCCAGTGAAATTCTGGGCGGCGAGCGCGGCATGTCCCGTTTGGTGCATCCGAATGATGACGTGAATAAAAGCCAAAGCTCGAATGATGTGTTCCCCACCGCCATGCACGTGGCCGCGGTCATCGCCGTGCGGGAGCAGCTGATTCCGCAGATTCATGTACTGAAAAAGACGCTGAGTGAGAAATCCGAGGCATTTAAAGACATCGTTAAGATTGGTCGTACCCACCTGCAGGATGCAACGCCGTTGACGCTGGGCCAGGAGATCTCCGGCTGGGTCGCAATGCTGGAGCACAATCTCAAGCACATCGAAAACAGTATCCCACACGTGGCGGAGCTGGCACTCGGCGGCACCGCCGTCGGTACCGGCCTGAATACGCATCCGGAATACGCGGTGCGCGTAGCAAAAGCGCTGGCCGAACTGACCAAACAGCCGTTTGTTACCGCGCCGAACAAGTTCGAAGCGCTGGCAACCTGTGATGCGCTGGTGCACGCGCATGGCGCACTGAAAGGTCTGGCAGCCTCGCTGATGAAGATTGCCAACGATGTCCGCTGGCTGGCATCCGGCCCGCGCTGCGGTATCGGCGAACTCGCTATCCCGGAAAACGAACCGGGCAGCTCTATTATGCCGGGCAAAGTAAACCCAACGCAGTGCGAAGCGCTGACGATGCTGTGCTGTCAGGTGATGGGCAACGACGTTGCGGTAAACATTGGCGGCGCATCCGGCAACTTTGAGTTGAATGTCTTCCGCCCGATGGTGATCCACAACTTCCTGCAATCAGTACGCCTGCTGGCCGACGGCATGGACAGCTTTAACCACCACTGCGCGGTGGGTATTGAGCCGGTGCGTGAACGCATCGATCAGCTGCTAAACGAATCGCTGATGCTGGTTACCGCGCTGAATACGCATATCGGCTACGATAAAGCGGCGGAAATCGCGAAGAAAGCCCACAAAGAAGGTCTGACGCTGAAAGGCTCAGCGCTGAAATTGGGATATCTGACCGAAGAGCAGTTTGACGAGTGGGTGCGTCCGGAAGAGATGGTTGACAGCATGAAGCAGTAA
- a CDS encoding anti-sigma factor, translating into MNDRQQRDDALAAEYALGTLSGLARLRFARRLHTEPELAASVARWQTLLAGLDSQLAPITPPEKVWKKITLSLPEKPVVQAKRSYAGWMVAASIAAIALIVQLVLQPATLSPLTVLSDTQHREQWVVSADNKLKQLSLTPLHPIAVASSNSLELWLIPAGKTPISLGLLNSNTATAIALNDRELTGTGIIAISLEPQGGSPTGQPTGPVLYSGQL; encoded by the coding sequence ATGAACGATAGACAACAACGTGATGATGCGTTAGCCGCAGAATATGCGCTGGGAACATTAAGCGGCCTTGCGCGTTTGCGCTTCGCGAGAAGGCTGCACACTGAGCCGGAACTCGCGGCTAGCGTGGCGCGCTGGCAGACCTTGCTGGCAGGGCTCGATAGTCAGCTCGCGCCCATCACTCCGCCAGAAAAAGTGTGGAAAAAGATTACGCTCAGCTTGCCTGAGAAACCTGTGGTGCAGGCTAAACGCTCCTACGCTGGTTGGATGGTGGCCGCCAGTATTGCGGCGATTGCATTGATCGTTCAGCTTGTTTTGCAGCCCGCAACGCTCTCGCCATTAACCGTGTTGAGCGACACACAGCATCGTGAACAATGGGTGGTAAGTGCTGATAACAAACTTAAGCAATTGAGTTTGACGCCGCTGCATCCGATCGCGGTCGCCTCCAGCAATAGCCTTGAACTGTGGCTGATTCCGGCCGGCAAAACGCCGATTTCGCTGGGCTTACTCAACAGCAATACTGCCACCGCCATTGCGCTAAACGATCGCGAACTTACGGGCACGGGCATCATTGCCATCAGCCTGGAGCCGCAGGGCGGATCGCCTACCGGTCAGCCAACCGGACCGGTATTGTACAGCGGGCAGCTGTAG
- a CDS encoding RrF2 family transcriptional regulator has product MLDYRFPTALQMVLSVAMAEQLGKRSTSAILAYGLEANPSFIRKLMVPLTRDGIIVSTLGRTGSIHLGRPAAEITLRDIYTSVIEDKKLWASRPDVAPRCLVSANLCWYFKSIAEEAEEASLKVLETRTVADALAELKHNDTSNCEELPDLELADLCKKGR; this is encoded by the coding sequence ATGCTTGATTACCGCTTCCCGACAGCTTTGCAGATGGTTTTGAGCGTAGCGATGGCGGAGCAATTGGGTAAACGCTCGACCAGTGCCATTTTGGCGTATGGTCTTGAAGCGAATCCCAGTTTCATTCGGAAACTGATGGTTCCGCTCACGCGAGATGGCATCATCGTCTCAACGCTTGGCCGCACTGGCTCCATTCATTTGGGCCGTCCGGCTGCTGAAATCACGCTGCGTGACATCTACACCTCTGTGATAGAGGACAAAAAGCTCTGGGCCTCACGTCCGGACGTTGCTCCACGTTGCCTGGTGAGCGCCAACTTGTGTTGGTACTTCAAATCGATTGCTGAAGAGGCTGAAGAAGCCTCGTTGAAAGTGCTGGAAACCCGCACCGTGGCGGATGCGCTGGCTGAACTGAAGCATAACGACACCAGCAATTGTGAAGAGCTGCCCGATCTCGAACTCGCCGACCTGTGTAAGAAGGGTCGCTAA
- the tus gene encoding DNA replication terminus site-binding protein has product MARYDLVSDLHECVNALERGLNALRQQVEQQPLLIARVFSLPEIEKGRENDEIERIAVTQHLGKTARDMALTHYCRLFMQHQSEKLSTKAAVRLPGAICIQADGDIHDRITQQVAEINALKLRLEQLITVESGLPSEARFEFVHQHLRGLITLNAYRSVTLLNSPDSLRFGWANKNIIKNVTRDAVVEQLERSLRANRAQAPWTREQWAEKVQQELEALLALPVGAKLKIKRPVKVQPIARVWRASVKKQVQLACPSPLLVLCRDKTQVPILGELLNYDAENVAYRHKPLAQPLHLIIPRLHIWSDRLA; this is encoded by the coding sequence ATGGCGCGCTATGATTTGGTGAGCGATTTACATGAATGTGTGAACGCATTGGAACGGGGTTTAAATGCTTTACGCCAGCAAGTTGAACAGCAACCGTTGCTGATCGCCCGCGTGTTTAGCCTGCCGGAAATTGAAAAAGGCCGCGAAAATGATGAAATTGAACGCATTGCGGTGACGCAACATTTAGGTAAAACCGCGCGCGACATGGCGCTGACCCACTACTGCCGCCTGTTTATGCAGCATCAATCGGAAAAACTCAGTACGAAAGCCGCCGTGCGTTTGCCGGGTGCGATCTGTATTCAGGCCGACGGTGATATCCACGATCGCATCACCCAACAGGTGGCAGAAATCAATGCCCTCAAACTGCGGCTGGAACAGTTAATTACCGTAGAGTCCGGCTTACCAAGCGAGGCGCGTTTTGAGTTCGTCCACCAGCATCTGCGCGGCCTGATTACTCTCAACGCTTACCGCAGCGTGACGCTACTCAATTCACCGGATAGCCTGCGTTTCGGCTGGGCGAATAAAAACATTATCAAAAATGTCACGCGGGATGCGGTGGTAGAACAGCTGGAACGCAGCCTGAGGGCCAATCGTGCCCAGGCACCGTGGACGCGGGAACAATGGGCGGAGAAAGTTCAGCAAGAACTGGAGGCGCTTCTCGCGTTACCGGTTGGTGCCAAACTGAAAATCAAACGCCCGGTAAAAGTACAGCCGATTGCTCGCGTATGGCGCGCCAGCGTTAAAAAGCAGGTCCAGCTTGCCTGCCCCTCTCCTCTGCTGGTGCTGTGTCGCGATAAAACCCAGGTGCCCATTTTGGGGGAACTGCTGAACTATGATGCTGAAAATGTCGCGTATCGCCACAAACCGTTGGCTCAGCCGCTACACCTGATCATTCCGCGCCTGCATATATGGAGCGACAGGTTGGCTTAA